A stretch of Rhizobium sp. TH2 DNA encodes these proteins:
- the rseP gene encoding RIP metalloprotease RseP has product MTGLLSNQWALMVPAFLLVISLIVFIHEMGHYLVGRWSGIRIMAFSFGFGPELWGFTDKHGTRWKISAIPLGGYVRFYGDADAASTPDFEALDELPPEERARTFTGAKLWKRAATVAAGPIANFLLAIVILSGIFMAYGKFVADPVVAQVNKDSAAAAAGIIPGDLLVSIDGNPIVTFDDVQRYVSIRPSVPMTLTVKRQGEAINIPITPKLTEIKDRFGNKIELGIIGIVVDKNGGNLRVVHFTPLEAVAEAVRETGHIVTGTFRYIGNIFAGRMKADQLGGPIAVAQAAGQVATLGIIALLHLAAVLSVSIGLLNLMPVPVLDGGHLMFYAVEALRGKPVGETAQGVLFRVGMFLVLSLMVFVTWNDITRNISNWLG; this is encoded by the coding sequence ATGACCGGACTACTGAGCAACCAATGGGCCCTGATGGTGCCGGCATTCCTGCTGGTGATCTCGCTGATCGTGTTCATCCATGAGATGGGCCATTATCTCGTCGGCCGCTGGAGCGGCATCCGGATCATGGCCTTCTCTTTTGGATTCGGGCCCGAACTCTGGGGCTTCACCGACAAGCACGGCACGCGGTGGAAGATTTCCGCCATCCCGCTGGGTGGCTATGTGCGATTCTATGGCGACGCGGACGCGGCCAGCACACCCGATTTCGAGGCGCTCGACGAGTTGCCGCCCGAGGAGCGCGCGAGGACCTTCACCGGAGCAAAGCTTTGGAAGCGTGCGGCGACCGTGGCGGCAGGTCCGATCGCCAACTTCCTGCTGGCGATCGTCATCCTGTCAGGCATTTTCATGGCCTATGGCAAGTTCGTCGCCGATCCGGTGGTGGCGCAGGTGAATAAGGACAGCGCGGCCGCAGCGGCGGGAATCATCCCGGGCGACCTGCTCGTCAGCATCGATGGCAACCCGATTGTGACCTTCGACGATGTCCAGCGCTATGTCAGCATCCGGCCGAGTGTGCCTATGACGTTGACGGTCAAGCGCCAGGGCGAAGCTATCAACATTCCGATCACACCGAAGCTGACCGAGATCAAGGATCGGTTCGGCAACAAGATCGAGCTGGGAATCATCGGCATCGTTGTCGACAAGAATGGCGGCAATCTACGCGTCGTGCATTTCACGCCTCTTGAGGCAGTGGCGGAGGCGGTGCGGGAGACCGGACACATCGTCACGGGCACGTTCCGCTATATCGGCAACATCTTTGCCGGCCGCATGAAGGCCGACCAGCTCGGCGGGCCGATTGCTGTCGCGCAAGCCGCGGGGCAGGTGGCGACGCTTGGAATTATTGCGCTTTTGCATCTGGCCGCGGTTCTTTCGGTTTCGATCGGATTGCTCAACCTTATGCCGGTTCCGGTACTTGATGGCGGCCATCTAATGTTTTATGCGGTAGAGGCGCTCAGGGGAAAACCGGTCGGGGAGACCGCGCAGGGGGTCTTGTTCCGGGTCGGGATGTTCCTCGTGCTGTCGCTGATGGTTTTCGTGACGTGGAACGACATCACCAGGAACATTTCCAACTGGCTCGGGTGA
- a CDS encoding phosphatidate cytidylyltransferase → MNPELRLRIVSGIVLAAVALGATWLGGIVFTIFAVVIGLLIFYEWSTITGHEPKDRYTLFGWASVLVVLGQLLLDGARQGALVSLYLLVGFTVVAALVAAIRGRSYWLAGGIFYAGLSGISLAALRDSYGIVAIVFIFAVVWGTDILAYFVGRAVGGPKLAPRISPGKTWSGAIGGTLSGVIAGCLVVWLAGEHLHVGLVVFTILLSIFSQIGDLFESYIKRRFGVKDSSHLIPGHGGVMDRVDGLVFACFLAFLGGLAVAVASGQLATATG, encoded by the coding sequence ATGAACCCGGAACTGCGCCTGCGAATCGTCTCCGGCATCGTGCTTGCCGCAGTGGCACTTGGTGCGACCTGGCTCGGCGGCATCGTATTCACGATCTTCGCGGTCGTGATCGGACTCCTCATCTTTTACGAATGGTCCACGATTACAGGACACGAACCGAAAGATCGCTACACGTTGTTCGGCTGGGCGAGCGTGCTGGTCGTCCTCGGCCAATTGCTGCTGGACGGTGCACGGCAGGGAGCATTGGTGAGTCTTTATCTCCTAGTCGGATTTACGGTCGTTGCCGCCCTGGTCGCGGCGATCAGAGGCAGATCCTACTGGCTCGCCGGCGGCATTTTCTACGCTGGCCTGTCCGGGATTTCCCTCGCCGCGCTCAGGGACAGTTATGGAATTGTCGCGATCGTCTTCATCTTCGCAGTCGTATGGGGAACTGACATCCTCGCATATTTTGTCGGACGCGCGGTTGGTGGCCCGAAGCTGGCGCCGCGTATTTCGCCAGGCAAAACCTGGTCCGGCGCCATCGGCGGCACGCTCTCCGGCGTCATTGCGGGCTGTCTTGTCGTCTGGCTCGCCGGCGAGCATTTGCATGTCGGTCTGGTGGTGTTCACCATTCTTCTATCGATCTTCTCGCAGATCGGCGATCTGTTCGAATCCTATATCAAGCGGCGCTTCGGCGTGAAGGATTCGAGCCATCTGATTCCCGGCCATGGCGGAGTCATGGACCGCGTGGACGGGCTTGTTTTCGCCTGTTTCCTGGCGTTTCTGGGCGGCTTGGCGGTTGCCGTGGCGAGCGGACAGTTGGCGACAGCTACGGGCTAG
- a CDS encoding isoprenyl transferase: MINRQLVRIPEHVAIIMDGNGRWAQQRGLPRAMGHRKGVEAVRDVVRVAGEVGISYLTLFAFSSENWSRPEAEVTDLMGLLKAFIRRDLADLHSQNVRIRVIGSRDNLRSDILPLLIEAEETTRHNTGLTLVIAFNYGARDEIVRATKKLAEKVARGEIAAADIDSQAIENQLDTNGIPDPDLVIRTSGEERLSNFLLWQAAYAELLFVPEFWPDFSRDIFHAALETYARRDRRFGGVAPVATAAVS, from the coding sequence ATGATCAACAGACAATTGGTTCGGATCCCAGAGCATGTTGCCATCATCATGGATGGCAATGGCCGCTGGGCCCAGCAGCGAGGACTGCCGCGTGCCATGGGGCACCGCAAAGGAGTCGAGGCCGTTCGCGACGTAGTGCGCGTCGCAGGCGAGGTTGGTATATCCTATCTCACCCTGTTTGCTTTCTCCTCTGAAAACTGGTCGCGGCCCGAAGCAGAGGTCACCGACCTGATGGGCCTGCTCAAGGCCTTCATCCGCCGCGATCTGGCGGACCTTCACAGCCAGAACGTCCGCATCCGGGTGATCGGTTCGCGCGACAACCTGCGTAGCGACATCCTGCCATTGCTTATCGAGGCGGAAGAGACGACGCGCCACAATACCGGTCTGACGCTGGTCATCGCATTCAACTACGGCGCCCGCGACGAGATCGTACGTGCGACGAAGAAGCTGGCCGAAAAGGTTGCGCGCGGTGAGATCGCCGCTGCCGATATCGATTCCCAGGCGATCGAGAATCAACTCGATACAAACGGCATTCCGGATCCGGATCTCGTCATCCGCACATCGGGCGAAGAGCGGCTTTCGAACTTCCTGCTTTGGCAGGCAGCCTATGCCGAACTGCTGTTCGTGCCCGAATTCTGGCCCGATTTCAGCCGGGACATTTTTCACGCCGCACTTGAGACCTATGCGCGCAGAGACCGGCGATTCGGCGGCGTTGCGCCCGTGGCAACGGCTGCGGTCTCCTGA
- the frr gene encoding ribosome recycling factor codes for MSSIELTEIKRRMDGAISAFKSDIASLRTGRASANVLDPVTVEAYGARMPLNQVANITVPEPRMLSVSVWDRSMVKAVEQAIRESNLGLNPIVEGQNMRIPLPELNEERRKSLVKVAHEYAEKAKVAARHVRRDGMDGFKKAEKDGKMSQDDSRVNSDKVQKMTDDTITEIDRLLHDKEKEIMQV; via the coding sequence ATGAGCAGTATCGAACTTACGGAAATCAAGCGGCGCATGGACGGCGCGATCAGTGCCTTCAAGAGCGACATAGCGAGCCTGCGTACGGGCCGCGCATCCGCCAACGTGCTCGATCCCGTCACGGTCGAAGCCTATGGCGCGCGCATGCCGCTGAACCAGGTCGCCAACATAACCGTTCCAGAGCCGAGGATGCTGTCCGTTTCTGTCTGGGACCGGTCGATGGTCAAGGCGGTCGAGCAGGCGATCCGCGAATCCAACCTGGGCCTCAACCCGATCGTCGAAGGCCAGAACATGCGCATACCGTTGCCGGAGCTCAACGAGGAGCGCCGCAAGTCGCTCGTCAAGGTCGCCCATGAATATGCCGAAAAGGCCAAGGTCGCCGCCCGCCACGTGCGCCGGGATGGCATGGATGGCTTCAAGAAGGCTGAGAAGGACGGCAAGATGAGCCAGGACGACAGCCGGGTGAATTCCGACAAGGTGCAGAAGATGACGGATGATACGATCACCGAAATCGATCGCTTGCTTCACGACAAGGAAAAGGAAATCATGCAGGTGTAA
- the pyrH gene encoding UMP kinase, whose protein sequence is MTSSAIYKRVLLKCSGEALMGSQGFGIDVAVADRIAADIAEARALGVEVGVVVGGGNIFRGVAVASKGGDRVTGDHMGMLATVINALALATSLRKLDIDTVVLSAIAMPEICESFSQRATLYHLSLGRVVIFAGGTGNPFFTTDSAAALRGAEMGAEAIFKGTQVDGIYSADPKKYPDATRFDSLTHTEMLEKGLAVMDVAAVALARENHIPIIVFSIHEKGEFSKILTGSGRRTIVKDN, encoded by the coding sequence ATGACATCGAGCGCCATCTACAAACGTGTGTTGTTGAAATGCTCCGGCGAAGCGTTGATGGGGAGTCAGGGGTTCGGCATCGATGTCGCGGTTGCCGACCGCATTGCGGCTGACATCGCCGAGGCGAGGGCGCTTGGCGTAGAGGTCGGCGTCGTCGTCGGCGGCGGCAACATTTTTCGCGGCGTCGCCGTCGCATCCAAAGGTGGCGACAGGGTGACCGGCGACCATATGGGCATGCTCGCGACCGTCATCAATGCACTCGCGCTGGCGACATCGCTTCGCAAGCTGGACATCGATACCGTGGTGCTTTCGGCGATCGCAATGCCCGAGATCTGTGAGAGCTTCTCCCAGCGCGCGACGCTCTATCATCTCTCGCTCGGCCGCGTGGTGATCTTCGCAGGCGGCACCGGCAACCCCTTCTTCACCACGGACTCCGCAGCGGCTCTCCGCGGCGCGGAAATGGGTGCGGAGGCGATCTTCAAGGGCACCCAGGTCGACGGCATCTACTCGGCCGATCCGAAGAAATACCCGGATGCCACGCGTTTCGACAGCCTGACGCATACCGAAATGCTCGAGAAGGGCCTCGCGGTAATGGATGTCGCGGCCGTTGCGCTGGCGCGCGAGAACCACATCCCGATCATCGTGTTTTCCATCCACGAAAAGGGTGAATTCTCGAAAATCTTGACCGGCAGCGGCCGCCGGACCATCGTAAAAGACAATTGA
- the tsf gene encoding translation elongation factor Ts produces MSTITAEMVKILRERTGAGMMDCKKALTETSGDMEAAVDWLRAKGISKAEKKSGRTAAEGLIGIAPGGHKAVIVEINSETDFVARNEAFQDLVRGVAAVALNTDGKVESVAAATYPATGKSVADTITDAIATIGENMALRRSALLEVPHGTVATYMHNAAGDGIGKLGVLVALKSEGDKEVLYSIGRQVAMHIAATNPLAIRPEEVDPAVAERERNVFIEQSRASGKPENIIEKMVDGRMRKFFEEVALLSQAFVMNPDVTVGQAIKDAEKLAGASIEVTGMARLLLGEGVEKEETDFAAEVAAAVKK; encoded by the coding sequence ATGAGCACTATTACGGCTGAAATGGTCAAGATCCTGCGTGAGCGCACCGGCGCGGGCATGATGGACTGCAAGAAGGCGCTAACCGAGACCAGTGGCGACATGGAAGCCGCTGTCGATTGGCTGCGCGCCAAGGGCATTTCCAAGGCCGAGAAGAAGTCCGGCCGCACAGCGGCTGAAGGCTTGATCGGCATCGCTCCGGGTGGCCACAAGGCTGTCATCGTCGAAATCAATTCCGAGACCGACTTCGTTGCCCGCAATGAGGCCTTCCAGGATCTCGTTCGCGGTGTCGCCGCTGTCGCGCTCAACACCGACGGCAAAGTCGAGTCGGTCGCAGCCGCGACCTATCCGGCGACCGGCAAGTCCGTCGCTGACACTATCACCGATGCGATCGCGACGATCGGCGAGAACATGGCTCTGCGCCGCTCGGCCCTGCTCGAAGTGCCGCATGGTACGGTTGCGACCTATATGCACAACGCTGCCGGCGACGGCATCGGCAAGCTCGGCGTTCTCGTCGCGCTGAAGTCGGAAGGCGACAAGGAAGTGCTCTACTCGATCGGCCGTCAGGTCGCGATGCATATAGCAGCCACCAACCCGCTGGCGATCCGTCCGGAAGAAGTCGATCCGGCTGTCGCCGAGCGCGAACGGAACGTGTTCATCGAACAGTCCCGCGCCTCGGGCAAGCCCGAAAACATCATCGAGAAAATGGTCGACGGCCGCATGCGCAAGTTCTTTGAGGAAGTCGCACTTCTCTCGCAGGCCTTCGTCATGAACCCCGACGTCACCGTCGGCCAGGCGATCAAGGATGCCGAGAAGCTTGCCGGCGCCTCGATCGAAGTCACCGGCATGGCCCGCCTGCTGCTGGGCGAGGGCGTCGAGAAGGAAGAAACCGATTTCGCGGCTGAGGTTGCCGCCGCGGTGAAGAAATAA
- the rpsB gene encoding 30S ribosomal protein S2 — MALPDFSMRQLLEAGVHFGHQTHRWNPKMKPYIFGDRSGIHIIDLAQSVPMLHQALKVISDTVAGGGRVLFVGTKRQASDLIADAARRSAQYYVNSRWLGGMMTNWKTISNSIQRLRKVDDILASQGTGYSKKERLNLEREREKLEKALGGIRNMGGTPDLMVVIDTNKEKIAIDEAKRLGIPVVAIIDSNCDPDLIDYAIPGNDDASRAIALYCDLFARAALDGISRQQGGSGVDLGAAAEPIAEETLTAE, encoded by the coding sequence ATGGCATTGCCCGATTTTTCTATGCGCCAGCTTCTCGAGGCAGGCGTTCACTTCGGCCACCAGACTCACCGCTGGAACCCGAAAATGAAGCCCTACATCTTTGGTGATCGTAGCGGCATCCACATCATCGACCTCGCACAGTCCGTCCCGATGCTGCATCAGGCGCTCAAGGTCATCAGCGACACCGTCGCCGGTGGCGGCCGCGTTCTGTTCGTCGGCACCAAGCGCCAGGCATCCGACCTGATCGCCGACGCTGCCAGGCGTTCCGCCCAGTATTATGTCAACTCGCGTTGGCTCGGCGGCATGATGACCAACTGGAAGACGATCTCAAACTCGATCCAGCGCCTGCGCAAGGTCGACGACATCCTCGCTTCCCAGGGCACGGGCTATTCCAAGAAGGAACGCCTGAACCTCGAGCGCGAACGCGAAAAGCTTGAAAAGGCCCTCGGCGGTATCCGTAACATGGGCGGCACGCCGGACCTGATGGTCGTCATCGACACCAACAAGGAAAAGATCGCCATCGATGAAGCCAAGCGCCTGGGCATCCCGGTCGTCGCGATCATCGACTCCAATTGCGATCCCGACCTGATCGATTACGCGATCCCTGGCAACGACGACGCTTCGCGCGCCATCGCGCTTTATTGCGATCTCTTCGCCCGCGCAGCCCTAGACGGCATTTCCCGTCAACAGGGCGGCTCCGGTGTCGATCTAGGTGCTGCTGCCGAGCCGATCGCCGAAGAGACGCTGACCGCCGAATAA
- a CDS encoding cell envelope integrity EipB family protein, with protein sequence MISGRNLIAISFASLMASAGLPSAAQALSNLVPHRAVYNLELKDSAEKSGITSMNGRMVYEFTGSECEGYKVNFRFVTQSDVGGEKRVSDQQSMTFEDTRAGRFEFESKSYTDERLDKEVQGHAEDLKDKLTVELMEPSEKQVELQPGRFPTEHMLELIKRARSGEHFFEARVFDGSDNGDKTVYTTTIVGTPVGVLPGDPDADSAGKLKTEKTWPVTIAYFNDDEKVDGLPTYRMSFKLYENGVSRDLTMDYGDFALTGRLVKLDFLPETTCLPH encoded by the coding sequence ATGATTTCCGGACGGAACTTGATTGCCATATCCTTCGCGAGCCTCATGGCCAGCGCTGGCCTTCCATCGGCGGCGCAGGCATTGTCCAATCTCGTTCCCCATCGCGCCGTCTACAATCTCGAACTCAAGGATTCCGCTGAGAAATCAGGCATCACCTCGATGAACGGCCGTATGGTCTATGAGTTCACGGGATCGGAATGCGAGGGATACAAGGTCAATTTCCGTTTCGTGACGCAATCGGATGTCGGCGGCGAGAAGCGCGTCTCCGACCAGCAGAGCATGACATTCGAGGACACCCGCGCCGGCCGCTTCGAATTCGAATCGAAATCCTACACCGACGAACGACTCGACAAGGAAGTGCAGGGCCATGCCGAGGACCTGAAGGACAAGCTCACCGTCGAGCTGATGGAGCCGAGCGAAAAGCAGGTCGAGCTTCAACCGGGCCGGTTTCCGACGGAACACATGCTGGAACTGATCAAGCGCGCGCGCAGCGGCGAGCATTTCTTCGAGGCGCGGGTCTTCGATGGTTCCGATAACGGCGACAAAACAGTCTATACCACAACGATTGTTGGCACGCCGGTCGGCGTATTGCCCGGTGACCCCGATGCTGATTCCGCTGGCAAGCTCAAGACCGAGAAAACGTGGCCGGTGACGATCGCCTATTTCAACGACGACGAGAAGGTCGATGGCCTGCCGACGTATCGCATGTCTTTCAAGCTTTATGAGAATGGCGTATCGCGCGACCTGACCATGGACTATGGCGATTTCGCGCTGACAGGACGTCTCGTCAAGCTCGACTTCCTGCCGGAAACCACCTGCCTGCCGCATTGA
- a CDS encoding RidA family protein, with amino-acid sequence MSAEIDAKLASLGITLPVAAAPAANYVPFVQTGNQLFISGQLPMENGKLSSTGQLGAGIHTPEGQRAAELCAINILAQAQAALGDLGRVKRVVKITVLVSSTPDFYEQHLVANGASNLLANVLGDAGKHARAAVGMASLPLNASVEIDAIMEVA; translated from the coding sequence ATGAGCGCTGAAATCGACGCGAAACTCGCTTCGCTGGGTATCACATTGCCGGTTGCCGCGGCACCGGCCGCAAATTACGTGCCCTTCGTCCAGACCGGAAACCAGCTGTTCATCTCCGGCCAGCTTCCCATGGAGAACGGCAAGCTCTCCTCCACCGGCCAGCTGGGTGCCGGCATCCATACGCCGGAGGGTCAGCGCGCCGCCGAACTCTGTGCGATCAACATCCTCGCCCAGGCCCAGGCCGCACTCGGCGATCTCGGCCGCGTCAAGCGCGTCGTCAAGATCACGGTACTGGTGTCCTCGACGCCTGATTTCTACGAGCAGCATCTGGTCGCCAACGGCGCCTCCAACCTGCTCGCCAACGTGCTGGGCGATGCAGGAAAGCACGCGCGCGCCGCCGTCGGTATGGCATCCCTGCCGCTCAACGCATCCGTCGAGATCGATGCGATCATGGAAGTCGCCTGA
- a CDS encoding glycerophosphodiester phosphodiesterase, whose product MHDDLKALIRQPIAHRGRHDGNKTVWENTLSAFQAAIDGRFAIECDLQYVADATPVVFHDDDMERLCNMKGDVRVKSSSELGLVSIGGTKDKIPSLKQLLRLVKGRVPLVLELKGREGDDEGFASSVLEELEDYEGPVALMSFDHWLLRNLKELESPRPVGLTAEGVKPEDFTAHEQVMRLGLDFISYHIMHLPNDYITLQRSKSIPVISWTVRNAKQAAHSAANADQITFEGFDPS is encoded by the coding sequence ATGCATGATGATCTCAAGGCGCTGATCCGCCAGCCGATCGCCCATCGCGGGCGGCATGACGGCAACAAGACGGTCTGGGAAAATACATTGTCCGCCTTCCAAGCAGCGATCGACGGCAGATTCGCCATCGAATGCGACCTGCAATATGTGGCGGACGCCACCCCTGTCGTCTTCCACGACGACGACATGGAGCGTCTCTGCAACATGAAGGGCGATGTTCGGGTCAAGTCCTCGAGCGAACTCGGCCTCGTCTCGATCGGTGGTACTAAGGACAAGATACCTTCGCTCAAACAACTGCTTCGGCTGGTCAAGGGTCGTGTCCCTTTGGTGCTGGAACTCAAGGGCCGCGAAGGCGACGACGAAGGCTTCGCCTCATCCGTTCTGGAAGAACTCGAAGACTATGAGGGCCCGGTGGCACTGATGAGCTTCGACCACTGGCTGCTCAGGAATCTCAAGGAGCTGGAATCCCCTCGTCCCGTGGGGCTGACCGCCGAGGGCGTGAAACCCGAGGATTTTACCGCTCATGAGCAGGTCATGCGCCTCGGGCTCGATTTTATTTCCTACCACATCATGCATTTACCGAACGACTATATTACATTGCAGCGCAGCAAGAGCATTCCGGTGATCAGCTGGACGGTGCGCAACGCCAAACAGGCCGCCCACAGCGCTGCCAATGCCGATCAGATCACCTTCGAAGGTTTCGACCCGAGCTAG
- a CDS encoding GNAT family N-acetyltransferase has protein sequence MNIRIVSSFREIDPESWNRLSGTSHTKLDNYYNPFISHAYLSALEESGSAVPRTGWQGRHVLVEEDGRLKAATFGYAKSHSQGEYVFDHGWADAYERAGGRYYPKLQHTVPFTPATGPRLLVARDESKAKYNAILALAVKQETVSLNLSSAHFTFLRDGEWQALEAEGYLHRTDQQFHFLNHGYGSHDDFLETLASRKRKALRKERRAALENGITVEWLTGSDLTEDIWDQFFAFYMDTGGRKWGRPYLTREFYSLIGERMPEDILLVMAKRNGRYIAGAINFIGSDALFGRHWGCIEDHPFLHFEICYHQAIDYAIANKLDRVEAGAQGEHKLARGYMPVITHSAHFIAHAGLRRAIDEYLRQERADVEAVGEYLREHSPFRRGEQLEQD, from the coding sequence TTGAACATACGCATTGTCTCGTCTTTTAGGGAAATCGATCCGGAAAGCTGGAACCGGCTTTCCGGGACTTCACATACTAAATTAGACAATTATTATAATCCGTTCATTTCACACGCTTATCTCTCGGCGCTCGAAGAATCCGGATCTGCCGTTCCGCGCACCGGATGGCAGGGGCGACACGTTCTCGTCGAGGAAGACGGCAGGCTGAAGGCCGCGACGTTCGGCTATGCCAAGAGCCACAGCCAGGGAGAATATGTGTTCGACCACGGCTGGGCTGACGCCTATGAGCGCGCTGGTGGCCGCTACTATCCCAAGCTCCAGCACACAGTTCCCTTCACGCCCGCCACGGGCCCCCGCCTGCTCGTCGCTCGGGATGAAAGCAAGGCGAAATACAACGCCATTCTCGCCCTGGCCGTGAAGCAGGAAACCGTTTCACTCAATCTGTCGTCGGCACATTTCACCTTCCTTCGGGATGGCGAATGGCAGGCGCTGGAGGCCGAGGGTTATCTCCACCGCACCGACCAGCAGTTCCATTTCCTCAATCACGGATATGGAAGCCACGACGACTTTCTCGAAACGCTGGCCTCACGCAAACGGAAGGCGCTGCGCAAGGAGCGCCGTGCCGCCCTCGAAAACGGCATCACCGTGGAATGGTTGACCGGCAGCGACCTGACGGAAGACATCTGGGACCAGTTCTTCGCCTTCTACATGGATACCGGCGGCCGCAAATGGGGCCGGCCGTATCTCACGCGCGAATTCTATTCGCTGATCGGCGAGCGCATGCCGGAAGACATCCTGCTCGTCATGGCCAAGCGGAACGGCCGCTATATCGCGGGTGCCATCAACTTCATCGGCTCGGACGCGCTGTTCGGCCGCCATTGGGGCTGCATCGAAGATCACCCCTTCCTGCATTTCGAGATCTGCTACCACCAGGCGATCGACTATGCGATCGCCAACAAGCTCGACCGCGTTGAGGCCGGCGCACAGGGCGAGCACAAGCTGGCGCGCGGCTATATGCCTGTCATCACCCATTCAGCGCATTTCATCGCGCATGCGGGCCTGCGCCGGGCAATCGACGAATATCTCCGTCAGGAGCGCGCCGATGTCGAAGCAGTCGGCGAATATCTCCGCGAGCACAGCCCTTTCCGCCGTGGCGAACAGCTCGAGCAGGACTGA
- a CDS encoding HIT family protein yields the protein MQGTPYDPDNIFAKILRGEIPCHAIYEDEHTLAFMDVMPQSEGHTLVIPKTPSRNIFDADPTTFMWLMPTVQKIARAAKRAFHANGVRIVQFNEVGSGQTVFHLHFHVIPTYDGVDLQIHARKPEDGGHLAHNAEMIREALKFIS from the coding sequence ATGCAAGGGACGCCGTACGATCCGGACAACATCTTCGCCAAGATCCTGCGCGGTGAAATCCCCTGCCATGCCATCTATGAGGATGAACATACGCTGGCTTTCATGGATGTGATGCCACAGTCCGAAGGACACACACTGGTCATTCCCAAGACCCCTTCCCGCAATATCTTCGATGCCGATCCCACGACGTTCATGTGGCTGATGCCGACTGTACAGAAGATCGCGCGGGCGGCGAAGAGAGCCTTCCACGCGAATGGGGTCCGGATCGTGCAATTCAACGAAGTCGGTTCGGGCCAGACCGTGTTTCATCTGCATTTCCACGTGATCCCGACCTATGACGGCGTCGATCTCCAGATCCATGCCAGAAAGCCAGAAGACGGTGGCCATCTCGCTCACAATGCCGAGATGATCCGCGAGGCGCTGAAGTTCATTTCATGA
- a CDS encoding DUF2336 domain-containing protein produces the protein MIIQSFLRWADTAKAGDRARAANALGRAWLESEMTSDEREAALMAMTWLLDDPSPKVRLALADSIADAEDAPRALILPLAQDQPEIACQIIARSPVLSDVDLVDLAGRGDEVTRVLIASRFIVSLPVCAAIAEIGGEAEIEAMLDNPGALVSRQSLRRIAERHSHSTTIREMLLSREELPGDARHILALSVSDALAECSFVQSVIGARRLDHIKREACEGATVTLAGTAPQEDIPALVEHLRRNGGLTPGFLMQALCSGKLDFFANAIVNLSGLAERRVRSIISDGRFHAMRALYESAGLTRDVSEIFVEATMLWRRADRGHEPGLFGGLTGRLVSRFRSVAKPDGVASELIDMVEKLHIIEHRQSARAYASFLAIEAA, from the coding sequence GTGATCATTCAAAGCTTCCTTCGTTGGGCGGACACGGCAAAGGCAGGCGACAGGGCAAGGGCAGCCAATGCGTTGGGCCGGGCCTGGCTTGAATCAGAGATGACTTCGGACGAGCGCGAGGCGGCCCTGATGGCCATGACCTGGTTGCTCGACGATCCCTCGCCGAAAGTGCGGCTGGCACTCGCGGACTCGATCGCCGATGCCGAGGACGCGCCGCGTGCCTTGATCCTGCCACTTGCCCAAGACCAGCCGGAAATCGCCTGCCAGATTATCGCCCGCTCGCCGGTGCTCTCGGACGTCGATCTGGTGGATCTCGCCGGTCGTGGCGATGAAGTCACCCGCGTACTGATCGCATCGCGCTTCATCGTCAGCTTGCCGGTCTGTGCGGCCATCGCCGAAATCGGCGGTGAGGCCGAGATCGAGGCGATGCTCGACAATCCCGGCGCGCTTGTCAGCCGCCAGTCGCTCCGCCGCATCGCCGAGCGTCATTCCCATTCCACGACGATTCGCGAAATGCTGCTCTCGCGCGAGGAACTGCCCGGCGATGCCCGTCACATCCTCGCACTCAGTGTTTCCGACGCGCTGGCAGAATGCAGCTTCGTTCAAAGCGTCATCGGCGCTCGCCGGCTCGACCATATCAAGCGCGAAGCCTGCGAAGGGGCGACCGTCACTTTGGCTGGCACGGCACCTCAGGAAGACATCCCCGCTCTCGTCGAGCATCTCCGCCGCAACGGTGGTCTGACGCCGGGCTTCCTGATGCAGGCGCTCTGCTCCGGCAAGCTTGATTTCTTCGCCAATGCGATCGTCAATCTTTCGGGTCTGGCGGAACGCCGGGTGCGGTCGATCATTTCCGACGGCCGGTTCCATGCCATGCGGGCGCTCTACGAATCGGCTGGCCTCACGCGCGACGTCTCGGAAATCTTCGTGGAAGCCACGATGCTTTGGCGCCGAGCCGACCGCGGGCACGAACCCGGCCTGTTCGGCGGCCTGACTGGACGTCTCGTGTCGCGCTTCAGGAGCGTGGCGAAGCCGGATGGCGTAGCGTCCGAACTCATCGACATGGTCGAGAAACTGCATATCATCGAGCACAGGCAATCGGCGCGCGCTTACGCATCGTTCCTCGCGATCGAGGCCGCCTGA